GTCGAGCGCGGTGTTGGCGCCGCGGACGCCCTCGACCAGGTCCGGGGCGCCGCCCGCGGCGGCCACCCGGTCGGCCAGCGAGGCGAACGACACCTGCGAGCGGCCCGAGTGCAGGTCCAGGTGGCCGTCGGCGAGCTTGGCCAGCTTGCCGATGCCGCCGGCCACGGTCAGCCGCGGCACGGGGTGGCGGCGCAAGTACTTCAGCACGGCGCCGGCGAAGTCGCCCATGTCCAGCAGCGCGTCCTCCGGCAGGTCGTGGAGCGCCTGCACCGTCTTCTCGCTGGTCGAGCCGGTGCACCCGGCCACGTGCTCGCGCCCGGCGGCGCGCGCGACGTCGATGCCGCGGCGGATCGAGTCGATCCACGACGAGCACGAGTACGGGACGACGACGCCGGTCGTGCCCAGCACCGACAGCCCGCCGAGGATGCCCAGCCGCGGGTTCCACGTCCTCCTCGCCAGCTCGGCGCCGTGCTCGATGGCCACCTCGACGACGACGTCGCCGCTGCCGCCGTGGCGGGCGGCCACCGCGGCCACGTGCTCCCGCACGAACTGCCGCGGCATCGGGTTGATCGCCGGCTCGCCCACCGCCAGCGGCAGCCCGGGCTTGGTCACCGTGCCCACGCCCTCGCCGGCGCGGAACACGACGCCGCTGCCGGGCTCGCCGTGGGTGACCCGCACGCTGACCAGGGCGCCGTGGGTGACGTCGGGGTCGTCGCCGGCGTCCTTGACGATCCCCACCGTGGCGGCGCCCGGCTCGAGCGCCTCCGTCGCCAGCGCGAACGAGGGGTGCCGGTCGTTCGGCAGGTCGATCGTCACCGGGTCGGGGAACTCGCCGGTGAGCAGCGCGGTGTAGGCCGCGGTGGTGGCCGCCGTCGCGCACGCGCCGGTGGTCCAGCCGTGCCGCAGCCCCGCGGCGCCGTCCCTGCTCACGGGGCCATGTTCCCCGGCGGCGCGCGGTGACCGGGCGGGTGCTCGTCCTCGGCGGCACCGGGGAGGCGCGGCGGCTGGCCGCTGCACTGGTCGCCGAGGGCGTCGACGTCCTCTCCAGCCTGGCCGGGCGGGTGGCCGACCCGGTGCTGCCCGACGGGCAGGTGCGGGTGGGCGGCTTCGGCGGCGCCGACGGCCTGGCCGCCTGGCTGGCGGAGCACCGGCCGCGCGCCGTCGTCGACGCGACCCACCCGTTCGCCGCCCGGATCACCGCCTCCGCGGCGACCGCGGCGGCCCGGCAGCGCACCCCGCTGCTGCGGGTGCAGCGCCCCGGGTGGACGCCGGGCCCGGGCGACGACTGGCGGTACGTGGGCTCGCTGGGGGAGGCCGCCGAGGCCGTGCGCGACGCCGGCACGGTCCTGCTCACCACCGGCCGGCAGGGCGTCGGCGCCTTCGCCGGGCTGGCCGGGCGGGTGGTGGTGCGCTCGGTCGACCCGCCGGGCGGGCCGCTGCCGGCGGGGGCGGTGCTGCTGCTGGCGCGGGGGCCGTTCACGGTGGAGGGCGAGGTGGCGCTGATGCGCGGCCACGGCGTCGACGTCGTCGTCACCAAGGACTCCGGCGGGTCGATGACCGAGGCCAAGCTGGCCGCCGCCCGGCAGCTGGGGCTGCCGGTCGTGCTGGTGCGCCGCCCGCCGGTGCCCGCCGGGGTCCACGTCGTGGCCACCGTGGAGGAGGCGCTCGCCTGGGTGCGGGAGACCGGTTGAGACGGGCCGGTGCCGGAACGGAGGATGGCTCCTCGTGGAACCGATGACCGAGCAGCAGCTGCGGCGCTCCTTCGTCAACTGCTCGAAGGGCGAGGCGAACTCCGCCACCCTCCCGCGCGACCTCGCCGACCTGCCGTGGGAGGAGCTGGAGGTCCTCGGCTGGCGCGACCCGCGCGCGCCGCTGCGCGGCTACCTCGTCGTGCAGCGGGAGGGCCGGCCGGTGGGCGTGGCGCTGCGGGCGGCCGACACGCGGATGTCGGCCCGCCGCACGGTCATGTGCCTGCTCTGCCAGGCGACGCACTCCGGTGACGCGGTCTCGCTGTTCACCGCCCGGCGGGCCGGGGAGGCCGGGCGGAACGGCGACTCGGTCGGCACCTACGTGTGCGCCGACCTCGGCTGCGCCGCCCGCGCGCGCACCGAGATCCCGCCGTGGCTGCGCGAGCGTGACCCGGTCGAGGTGGGGGAGGAGCGCGCCGCCGAGCTGCGCGAGCGGGTCACCGCGTTCCTCGACGCCGTCACCCGCTGACCGGGCCGGGAGGATGTGCGCATGGCCGACCCCTCCCCCCACCGGCACCACGCCATCGACTACGTCGAGCTGACGGTGACCGACCTCGAGGCGGCCGAGCGCTTCTACGCCGAGGCGTTCGGCTGGCGGTTCACCCGCTACGGGCCGGGCTACTCCGGCATCCGCGACCCGCGGGACGACGCCGCGGAGGTCGGCGGCCTGCGCCTGGGCGACGACGTGCGTCCCGGCGGTCCGCTCGTGCTGCTCTTCTCGGCCGACCTCGACGCGTCCGTGGCCGCGGTGCGGCGGGCGGGCGGCCGGGTCGTCGAGGAGCCGTACGCGTTCCCCGGGGGACGCCGGTTCCACTTCGCCGACCCCGCGGGGAACGAGCTGGGCGTGTACTCCGAGGGCGAGGGGTGACCCCGCTCGT
This region of Geodermatophilus bullaregiensis genomic DNA includes:
- a CDS encoding cobalt-precorrin-6A reductase, translating into MTGRVLVLGGTGEARRLAAALVAEGVDVLSSLAGRVADPVLPDGQVRVGGFGGADGLAAWLAEHRPRAVVDATHPFAARITASAATAAARQRTPLLRVQRPGWTPGPGDDWRYVGSLGEAAEAVRDAGTVLLTTGRQGVGAFAGLAGRVVVRSVDPPGGPLPAGAVLLLARGPFTVEGEVALMRGHGVDVVVTKDSGGSMTEAKLAAARQLGLPVVLVRRPPVPAGVHVVATVEEALAWVRETG
- a CDS encoding VOC family protein, whose amino-acid sequence is MADPSPHRHHAIDYVELTVTDLEAAERFYAEAFGWRFTRYGPGYSGIRDPRDDAAEVGGLRLGDDVRPGGPLVLLFSADLDASVAAVRRAGGRVVEEPYAFPGGRRFHFADPAGNELGVYSEGEG
- a CDS encoding cobalt-precorrin-5B (C(1))-methyltransferase — its product is MSRDGAAGLRHGWTTGACATAATTAAYTALLTGEFPDPVTIDLPNDRHPSFALATEALEPGAATVGIVKDAGDDPDVTHGALVSVRVTHGEPGSGVVFRAGEGVGTVTKPGLPLAVGEPAINPMPRQFVREHVAAVAARHGGSGDVVVEVAIEHGAELARRTWNPRLGILGGLSVLGTTGVVVPYSCSSWIDSIRRGIDVARAAGREHVAGCTGSTSEKTVQALHDLPEDALLDMGDFAGAVLKYLRRHPVPRLTVAGGIGKLAKLADGHLDLHSGRSQVSFASLADRVAAAGGAPDLVEGVRGANTALDALRQCQEAGLPLGDLVAAGARETALGVLRGAPVEVDVVVVDRAGVVVGLAPL
- a CDS encoding FBP domain-containing protein → MTEQQLRRSFVNCSKGEANSATLPRDLADLPWEELEVLGWRDPRAPLRGYLVVQREGRPVGVALRAADTRMSARRTVMCLLCQATHSGDAVSLFTARRAGEAGRNGDSVGTYVCADLGCAARARTEIPPWLRERDPVEVGEERAAELRERVTAFLDAVTR